A genomic region of Plasmodium falciparum 3D7 genome assembly, chromosome: 11 contains the following coding sequences:
- a CDS encoding protein tyrosine phosphatase translates to MKSLENNEMHNLCPIHYYFNGRDYNSDTIINNVNIKYFNMDNCLGNANLHMDYLNPVLNHPTKIEHGKIKILILDAPTNDLLPLYIKEMKNYNVTDLVRTCERTYNDGEIQDAGINVHELIFPDGDAPTEDIVSNWLNIVNNVIKNNCAVAVHCVAGLGRAPVLASIVLIEFGMDPIDAIVFIRDRRKGAINKRQLQFLKEYRKKKKKKNCLRKCHFM, encoded by the coding sequence ATGAAGAGTTTGGAGAATAACGAAATGCATAACTTGTGTCcaatacattattattttaacgGGAGAGATTATAATAGTGatacaataataaataatgtaaatataaaatatttcaatatGGATAATTGTTTAGGGAATGCTAATCTTCATATGGATTATTTAAATCCTGTATTAAACCACCCAACTAAAATAGAAcatggaaaaataaaaattttaatattagatGCACCTACAAATGATTTATTACccttatatataaaggaaaTGAAAAACTATAATGTAACAGATTTAGTACGTACATGTGAAAGGACATATAATGATGGAGAAATTCAGGACGCTGGCATTAATGTCCATGAACTTATTTTTCCTGATGGGGATGCCCCAACAGAAGATATAGTATCAAATTGGTTAAATATTGTgaataatgttataaaaaataattgtgCGGTAGCAGTTCATTGTGTAGCTGGATTAGGAAGAGCTCCCGTTTTAGCTTCTATCGTTTTAATAGAATTTGGAATGGACCCTATTGATGCCATAGTTTTTATAAGAGATAGAAGGAAAGGAGCTATTAATAAAAGACAATTACAgtttttaaaagaatataggaaaaaaaaaaaaaaaaaaaattgtctTAGGAAATGTCATTTTATGTGA
- a CDS encoding UDP-galactose transporter, putative, which produces MVKIQKSSGMFWKRNSESSNLYNFLNGLFCIGGIYFFFIIFGYYQEKLPQLGRGSDRFYYNIFLICVLCLSNSLCSLSAIFFKSRLNNENVMSSLKKNVDKYFIKQIMLISITYSIAMIATNYSLSHVNFPTQVLVKSGKMIPIVVGGYFFFGKKYPYYDYISVFLITSSLVLFNLLRTKSSKEVHQTTFGILLLCISLLCDGLTGPRQDKLLSKYNVDSVNLMFYVNIFAFIFNLLASLIIEGNKPYIFLQKYTTSYYYILAFSVSGTLGQFFVFYSLRVYGSLYTSLFTTLRKALSTVVSVYLFGHVLKPLQWICIGVIFSTLIVQSYLKKQSKKVQSKNK; this is translated from the coding sequence ATGGTAAAAATACAGAAGAGCTCAGGTATGTTTTGGAAGAGGAATAGTGAGTCCTCAAATTTGTACAATTTCTTGAATGGCTTATTTTGTATAGgtggtatatattttttttttataatatttggtTATTATCAAGAAAAATTACCTCAATTAGGAAGAGGAAGTGATaggttttattataatatttttttaatatgtgtTTTATGTTTATCAAATAGTTTATGTAGTTTAAGTgctatattttttaagagtagattaaataatgaaaatgtgaTGAgtagtttaaaaaaaaatgtagataaatattttataaaacaaattatgTTAATATCTATTACATATTCTATAGCTATGATAGCTACAAATTATTCTTTAAGTCATGTTAATTTCCCTACACAAGTACTTGTAAAATCTGGAAAAATGATACCAATTGTTGTAGGaggttatttttttttcggaAAGAAATATccatattatgattatatttcAGTATTTTTAATTACATCATCATTAGTTCTTTTCAATTTATTAAGAACAAAGAGTTCTAAGGAAGTTCATCAGACTACATTTGGAATTCTACTTTTatgtatatcattattatgtgACGGACTTACTGGACCGAGACaagataaattattaagTAAATATAATGTTGATTCTGTTAATCTTATGttttatgttaatatatttgcattcatttttaatttattagcTTCATTAATTATCGAAGGAAATAAaccatatattttcttacaaaaatatacaacctcctattattatatattagcTTTCTCTGTAAGTGGAACTCTTGGACAATTTTTCGTTTTTTACTCACTCAGAGTATATGGTAGTTTATATACTAGTCTATTCACAACCCTTAGAAAAGCTCTAAGTACAGTCGTTTCGGTTTACCTATTTGGACATGTACTTAAGCCATTACAATGGATATGTATAGGAGTCATTTTTTCAACTCTTATTGTACAGAGTTATCTTAAGAAACAATCCAAAAAAGTtcaaagtaaaaataaatga
- a CDS encoding ubiquitin domain-containing protein DSK2, putative: protein MVINVSFKVTGGKEFTVAIEPDITVLDLKKICAEHVDIPVEAQRIIFKGKILKDKESLTLYGVADGNTMHLVRSAMATKDVAQEEKESNKNENATNNDQSRPSNENNNEMGDNPLVQMLMQSGAGDMGNFNSALGGADNFNLGNFANMLNANGAGDFNRDTISSLLNNPLARSVLNELSNNPEMLTNLVSNNPILRNTFSQSPLMQPVLENPNLLREFMRPEILQAGLQIENALNMNNNNNNNNNNNSNRPGGAFRMEDILNNLNNLNNLSNPNNTTDNNNNNNNNNANPGNNLNSFLQSPELLQAFQQVMSSNRNLGNFNFPNANMNLDFNTTNVTDNRPPEERYASQLSSLQEMGFLDNAANIQALQETGGDVNSAVTRLLERGFN from the exons ATGGTAATAAATGTATCTTTTAAAGTTACTGGGGGTAAAGAATTTACTGTAGCCATTGAACCAGATATTACAGTAttggatttaaaaaaaatttgcgCTGAACATGTAGATATACCTGTTGAAGCACAAAGGATAATTTTTAAAG GCAAAATATTGAAGGATAAAGAATCATTAACCTTATATGGTGTAGCTGATGGAAATACTATGCATTTAGTTAGAAGTGCTATGGCAACGAAAGATG taGCACAAGAAGAAAAGGAAAGCAACAAGAATGAAAATGCCACCAATAATGATCAAAGCAGACCAtctaatgaaaataataacgaAATGGGAGACAACCCATTAGTACAAATGTTAATGCAAAGTGGCGCTGGAG ATATGGGAAATTTTAACTCTGCTTTGGGAGGTGCAGATAATTTTAACCTAGGAAATTTTGCAAACATGTTAAATGCCAATGGAGCTGGAGATTTTAATCGTGATACAATCAGCTCCTTGTTGAATAACCCACTTGCTAGATCGGTTTTGAATGAATTAAGTAATAACCCTGAAATGTTAACAAATTTAGTATCTAATAATCCTATATTAAGAAATACATTTTCTCAAAGTCCACTTATGCAACCAGTTTTAGAGAACCCTAATTTATTAAGAGAATTTATGAGGCCAGAAATATTACAAGCTGGGTTACAAATTGAAAATGCTCTTAACAtgaacaacaacaacaataataataataataacaatagtaACAGACCAGGAGGTGCATTTCGAATGGAAGATATactaaataatttaaataacttaaataatttatcaaaCCCAAATAATACGAccgataataataataataacaataataataatgctaATCCAGGTAATAACTTGAATTCATTTCTTCAATCACCAGAATTATTACAAGCATTTCAACAAGTTATGAGTTCAAATAGAAATTTAGGGAATTTCAATTTTCCAAATGCTAATATGAATCTAGATTTTAATACAACAAATGTAACAGATAACCGTCCACCTGAAGAAAGATACGCATCACAATTGTCAAGTTTACAAGAAATGGGATTTCTTGATAATGCTGCAAATATTCAAGCATTACAAGAAACAGGTGGAGATGTAAATTCAGCTGTAACACGTTTATTAGAAAGAGgttttaattaa
- a CDS encoding GTP-binding protein, putative has translation MGRILFLLKNVNKIEKRYFTNKSNIYYHNESQKKEIIVLHPILKRSKNNSNKLFQEIIYDAQEALGLAKSANFQIAKGISMPLGGWYLKNEKQKKKNDPKNDKIDEGQVPNKELSQNNEHHHVFEKSEKEIPNEMSFTTDKSSSKYINYDEIERKVAESILIKVNHIDNKFYFSKGKLNELSKYYLKNPTPCIFINTLLSPEQFRNLEFLFNSLLKSYQDELILNNKRERDNSEMYERVSDVKFDNCDSDDIIIDNSSYCLDAYNNFLDKEDEQCDDVDLEQNMNVLNEHIGDTSCEQANDIPYEQISDTQECSKNIPMYVELFDRYSMILYILKSRAKNNLSKLQLELARANFVLNTYSEDSKSRMKYIKYIENNVLGGSCIDYEEKYTKLNFFTVGKQNKKSNVNFSGYTSNYIKSNETYKEYEKRIINNLYSKLKNELIKCKNNMILQNNSRKHKAIIAIVGYTNVGKTKLINYLTKSNLKARNLLFQTLDNAYKNLNISTCYSTIFVDSIGFIQNIPYSLYESFKISLEAIKTADVIIHVIDVSHPYKDKHKKCVLETLNKIGISDEFIKNNVIEVWNKIDKLTDNELYTLCKNKPKNALPISAKYGTNCNYLIQIIEHLINQIKDVHILNLQFPTSEAKERINFLMKNYKVVPHSISYSDDGNTTFIKLVENKSNLKKYYEKFEIKETYKSDN, from the coding sequence atgggaagaatattatttttattaaaaaatgtaaacaaAATAGAGAAAAGATATTTCACAAACAAAtccaatatatattatcataatgaaTCTCAAAAGAAGGAAATTATTGTATTGCACcctatattaaaaagaagtaaaaataattctaACAAATTATTTCAAGAGATAATTTATGATGCTCAAGAGGCTTTAGGCTTAGCAAAATCAGCCAACTTCCAAATTGCCAAAGGTATATCTATGCCTTTAGGGGGAtggtatttaaaaaatgaaaaacaaaaaaaaaaaaacgatccgaaaaatgataaaattgaTGAAGGTCAAGTACCCAACAAAGAATTATCACAAAATAATGAACACCATCATGTTTTTGAAAAAAGTGAAAAAGAAATTCCCAATGAAATGTCTTTTACTACTGATAAATCATcaagtaaatatattaattatgacGAAATTGAACGTAAAGTAGCCGAATCTATTTTAATTAAAGTTAATCATATAgacaataaattttattttagtaaaggtaaattaaatgaattatcaaaatattatttgaaaaacCCAACCCCGtgcatttttattaacaccTTATTGTCACCTGAACAATTTCGTAACTTGgagtttttatttaatagcTTGTTAAAAAGTTATCAAGATGAacttatattaaataacaaAAGAGAACGTGACAACTCTGAAATGTATGAAAGGGTGTCGGACGTTAAATTTGATAATTGTGATAGTGATGACATAATAATTGATAATAGTTCGTATTGTCTAGATgcgtataataattttttagatAAGGAAGATGAGCAATGTGATGATGTGGACCTCGAACAAAATATGAATGTATTAAATGAACACATAGGAGATACATCTTGCGAACAAGCAAATGATATTCCATACGAACAAATAAGTGATACACAAGAATGTTCTAAAAACATACCAATGTACGTAGAACTATTCGACAGGTATAgtatgattttatatattttaaaaagcaGAGCAAAAAACAATTTAAGCAAATTACAACTCGAATTAGCTAGAGCAAACTTTGTTTTAAATACTTATTCAGAAGATAGTAAATCAAGAATGAAATACATAAagtatatagaaaataatgtATTAGGAGGTTCATGTATCGATTATGAAGAGAAATATACCAAGTTGAATTTTTTTACTGTAGGTAAACAGAATAAAAAATCCAATGTGAATTTTTCTGGATATACgagtaattatataaaaagtaatgaaacttataaagaatatgaaaaaagaattataaataatttatatagtaaattaaaaaacgaattaataaaatgtaaaaacaatatgattttacaaaataattcTAGAAAACATAAAGCTATAATAGCTATTGTAGGATATACTAATGTtggaaaaacaaaattgattaattatttaacaaAATCAAATTTAAAAGCTAGAAATTTATTATTCCAAACATTAGACAAtgcttataaaaatttaaatatatctacATGTTATTCCACTATTTTTGTAGATTCCATAGGTTTTATACAAAACATACcatattcattatatgaatcttttaaaatatcctTAGAAGCTATAAAAACAGCTGATGTTATTATACACGTTATTGATGTTAGTCATCCATATAAagataaacataaaaagtGTGTTCTTGAaactttaaataaaataggtATATCTgatgaatttataaaaaataatgtaataGAAGTATGGAATAAAATTGACAAATTAACAgataatgaattatatacTTTATGTAAGAATAAACCAAAAAATGCCTTACCCATTTCAGCAAAATATGGAACAAACTGTAATTATCTTATTCAAATTATTGAACATTTAATTAATCAAATTAAAGatgttcatatattaaaCTTACAATTCCCAACCAGTGAAGCAAAAGAAAGAATTAATTTtcttatgaaaaattataaagtaGTTCCTCATTCTATATCTTATTCAGATGATGGAAACACAACCTTTATAAAATTGGTTGAGAATAAATCTAATTTAAAAAAGTACTATGAAAAATTTGAAATTAAAGAAACATACAAGAGTGATAATTAA